A genomic window from Streptomyces broussonetiae includes:
- a CDS encoding response regulator transcription factor yields the protein MNTTRSGRPALTRPDGTPLRVLVVDDDPDLAEVLTGALRYEGWEVRAAADGAAALGAARELLPDAVVLDVMLPDTDGFAVLRRLHEVKPDVCVLFLTARDAVEDRIAGITAGGDDYVTKPFSLEEVVARLRGLLRRAGMARQLEDGPRLVVGDLVMDEEAREVTRAGELVELSPTEFELLRFLMHNPRRVLSKAQILDRVWSYDFGGRAHVVELYISYLRKKVDAGREPMIHTVRGAGYVLKPVAR from the coding sequence ATGAACACCACCCGTTCCGGCCGACCCGCCCTCACCCGCCCCGACGGCACCCCGCTGCGCGTCCTCGTCGTCGACGACGACCCCGACCTCGCGGAGGTGCTCACCGGCGCCCTGCGCTACGAGGGCTGGGAGGTACGTGCCGCCGCCGACGGCGCCGCCGCACTCGGCGCCGCCCGCGAGCTGCTGCCCGACGCCGTCGTCCTCGACGTGATGCTCCCCGACACCGACGGTTTCGCCGTACTGCGCCGGTTGCACGAGGTGAAGCCCGACGTCTGCGTGCTCTTTCTCACGGCACGGGACGCGGTCGAGGACCGGATCGCCGGCATCACCGCGGGCGGCGACGACTACGTCACCAAGCCCTTCAGCCTGGAGGAGGTCGTCGCCCGGCTGCGCGGCCTGCTGCGCCGCGCGGGCATGGCCCGCCAGCTGGAGGACGGGCCGCGGCTGGTCGTGGGCGACCTGGTGATGGACGAGGAGGCCCGCGAGGTGACCCGGGCCGGTGAGCTGGTCGAACTGTCGCCGACCGAGTTCGAACTCCTCCGCTTCCTCATGCACAACCCGCGTCGCGTGCTCAGCAAGGCACAGATCCTCGACCGGGTCTGGTCCTACGACTTCGGCGGCCGGGCCCATGTGGTCGAGCTGTACATCTCCTACCTGCGCAAAAAGGTCGACGCGGGCCGCGAGCCCATGATCCACACCGTGCGCGGCGCGGGTTACGTACTCAAGCCGGTGGCCCGGTGA